Proteins encoded by one window of Phycisphaerae bacterium:
- the dnaX gene encoding DNA polymerase III subunit gamma/tau, which yields MYTVLARKYRSQSFDDVVGQNPISQTLKNAIKTGKVAHAYLFTGTRGVGKTTMARILAKALNCLSAEAPTIEPCCKCESCIAINLGEDIDVIEIDGASNNGVEEVRRLRENAIYRPARGRFKIYIIDEVHMLSTSAFNALLKILEEPPSHVKFIFATTEPNKVIPTIQSRCQRFDFTNINPNLIAGQLKSILEQEKIKYEESLILPIAKMANGSMRDGLSLLDRLISTGVEPLNADLLEEYLGCPNSEKIYNLIAKIGDSDAAGTLAATEDLINAGLSEVQLADSLVDYMRDLMVAKSAGAESELLVLTAEQRQQAGRLAEKFDIAALVYNITTLERLRRTLKGSDTPRALLDASLLRFALSEHFLNIDELLLQLKGSPTRQGTGPAAGPIKKKQIANPSTTNTIAEKQTEPVTEKKIDSPAPSDIQSIKSDWQNILKIISTKLGNSTAGLLTSAEPSRFEGGLLTITFPGSAEMQKKMCESNGRVTQIQSLLSEHCGGNVRLKFETASKETTPAANQPKTTGQKRAELINDPAVRTILMGLDATITGIEDGQRDG from the coding sequence ATGTATACTGTTTTAGCACGTAAATACCGTTCGCAGAGCTTCGATGACGTCGTCGGCCAGAATCCGATTTCGCAAACGCTCAAAAACGCCATAAAAACCGGCAAGGTCGCTCACGCATATCTTTTCACGGGAACCCGCGGCGTCGGCAAAACAACTATGGCGAGGATTCTCGCTAAAGCCCTCAATTGCCTGTCCGCAGAGGCCCCTACCATTGAGCCGTGCTGTAAATGCGAAAGCTGTATCGCAATTAATCTCGGCGAAGATATCGACGTAATCGAAATCGACGGCGCATCGAACAACGGCGTCGAGGAGGTCCGCAGACTGCGGGAGAACGCGATTTACCGGCCTGCACGCGGCAGATTTAAAATCTATATTATCGACGAAGTGCATATGCTCAGCACGTCGGCATTTAACGCGCTGCTGAAGATACTGGAAGAGCCGCCCAGTCACGTTAAATTTATTTTCGCAACCACCGAGCCAAACAAAGTCATCCCCACGATTCAGTCCCGCTGCCAGAGATTCGATTTTACCAATATAAACCCAAACCTAATCGCAGGTCAGCTCAAATCCATACTCGAACAGGAAAAGATAAAATATGAAGAGAGTTTAATTTTACCCATAGCAAAAATGGCAAACGGTTCGATGAGAGACGGCTTGAGTCTGCTGGACAGGTTAATAAGCACCGGCGTCGAACCACTGAACGCCGACCTGCTCGAAGAATACCTCGGATGTCCGAACAGTGAAAAAATCTATAACCTCATCGCCAAAATCGGCGACAGCGACGCAGCGGGCACACTTGCCGCGACGGAGGATTTAATCAACGCAGGGTTAAGCGAAGTGCAGCTTGCCGATTCACTCGTCGATTATATGCGGGATTTAATGGTGGCAAAATCCGCAGGCGCAGAAAGCGAACTTCTGGTTTTGACCGCCGAGCAGCGGCAGCAGGCCGGGAGGTTAGCTGAAAAATTTGACATCGCAGCCCTCGTTTACAATATAACCACACTCGAAAGATTGCGCCGGACACTCAAAGGCAGCGACACGCCAAGGGCACTTTTAGACGCTTCGCTGCTGCGATTTGCCCTAAGCGAGCATTTCCTGAACATCGATGAGCTTCTTTTGCAGTTAAAAGGCAGCCCCACTCGTCAGGGCACAGGCCCTGCCGCAGGGCCCATAAAAAAAAAGCAAATAGCTAATCCGAGCACCACAAACACTATCGCAGAGAAACAAACTGAGCCTGTAACAGAAAAGAAAATTGATTCGCCTGCGCCAAGTGACATACAGTCAATAAAAAGTGATTGGCAAAACATTTTAAAAATTATCTCTACCAAACTCGGCAACAGCACCGCAGGATTGTTAACTTCCGCTGAGCCGAGCCGATTCGAAGGGGGCCTGTTAACAATTACTTTCCCGGGGTCTGCTGAAATGCAGAAAAAAATGTGTGAAAGTAACGGCAGAGTGACACAGATACAATCTTTATTAAGCGAACATTGCGGGGGGAACGTACGATTGAAGTTTGAAACGGCCTCCAAGGAAACAACTCCCGCCGCAAACCAGCCCAAGACCACCGGCCAAAAAAGAGCCGAACTGATTAACGACCCGGCGGTCAGAACCATCCTGATGGGACTCGATGCAACTATCACCGGCATCGAAGATGGCCAGCGGGACGGCTGA
- the phoU gene encoding phosphate signaling complex protein PhoU gives MRESFERHIKGLNEHVVAMSEMVASATSRSIKALETRDVKEAEQIVKDDLLINKKRWQIEEECISLIALQQPVASDLREIIAVLNVITDLERMGDYAEGIAKIAIMLSGEPLIRPLIFTPQMTEKTIDMLRRSIQAFVKRDAKTAEAICNEDDEVDKLYDQSYHDLLMRMIKDPTVVSRATPLIWAAHNLERSADRVTNICERTVFLATGIMPQVNVSKY, from the coding sequence ATGAGAGAAAGTTTCGAAAGACACATTAAAGGGCTTAATGAGCACGTTGTCGCGATGAGCGAGATGGTTGCTTCTGCAACCAGCCGGTCAATCAAAGCGCTTGAGACCCGCGATGTTAAAGAGGCCGAACAAATTGTCAAAGACGATTTGCTCATCAACAAGAAACGATGGCAGATTGAGGAAGAATGCATCAGTCTTATCGCCCTGCAGCAGCCGGTCGCCAGTGATTTGCGGGAAATAATAGCGGTCCTGAATGTTATAACCGACCTGGAGCGTATGGGCGATTATGCCGAAGGGATTGCCAAGATAGCGATTATGCTTAGCGGTGAGCCGCTCATCAGGCCGCTTATTTTCACTCCCCAAATGACTGAAAAGACCATCGATATGCTCCGGCGAAGTATTCAGGCCTTTGTCAAAAGAGACGCCAAAACCGCCGAGGCCATCTGCAACGAAGATGATGAAGTGGACAAACTCTACGACCAGTCCTATCACGACCTGCTGATGCGTATGATTAAAGACCCGACTGTGGTATCAAGGGCGACGCCTCTTATCTGGGCGGCGCACAATCTCGAACGAAGCGCAGACCGCGTCACCAATATCTGTGAACGAACTGTCTTCCTGGCTACGGGGATAATGCCGCAGGTGAATGTGTCAAAGTATTAA
- the pstB gene encoding phosphate ABC transporter ATP-binding protein PstB: MELAPKVETIDLNLHYGDFHALQDVNIKIPAQNITAMIGPSGCGKSTLLRCFNRMNDLIEHTKVDGSIIIDEQDILSLDADLISLRRKVGMVFQRPNVFDLSIYNNLRFGLSIHRMMNRKDEVMQAIQNGLEHVGLWQELKDKLGKNARTLTLEQQQRLCIARVLILKPEIILLDEPCSALDPVSTLKIEDLLRVLKQEYTLVIVTHNMQQAARVSDYTGFMYMGKLIEFGDTGQVFTNPKKELTENYISGHFG, encoded by the coding sequence ATGGAACTTGCACCAAAAGTAGAAACAATAGACCTGAATCTTCACTACGGCGATTTTCATGCGCTGCAGGACGTGAACATAAAGATTCCGGCGCAGAACATTACCGCTATGATAGGCCCGTCGGGCTGCGGGAAATCCACGCTGCTGCGATGCTTTAACAGGATGAACGACCTTATCGAGCATACCAAGGTTGATGGCAGCATAATCATTGACGAGCAGGATATTCTAAGCCTTGATGCAGACCTGATTTCGCTGCGCAGAAAAGTGGGAATGGTTTTTCAAAGGCCTAATGTCTTCGACCTGTCTATCTACAATAATCTCAGGTTCGGCCTGAGCATACATCGTATGATGAATAGAAAAGATGAGGTTATGCAGGCCATTCAGAACGGCCTCGAGCATGTCGGGCTTTGGCAGGAGCTTAAAGACAAACTCGGGAAAAATGCCCGCACACTTACGCTCGAACAGCAGCAGCGGCTGTGTATCGCCCGCGTGCTGATTTTAAAACCGGAGATAATCCTGCTCGATGAGCCGTGCTCGGCGCTGGACCCCGTCTCGACACTCAAAATAGAGGATTTGCTGCGGGTATTGAAACAGGAATATACGCTGGTAATTGTAACTCATAATATGCAGCAGGCCGCCCGTGTGTCGGATTACACTGGCTTTATGTATATGGGAAAACTTATTGAATTTGGAGACACGGGACAGGTTTTTACTAATCCCAAAAAAGAACTGACCGAAAACTATATAAGCGGCCATTTTGGCTAA
- a CDS encoding phosphate ABC transporter ATP-binding protein → MVKKTIIKTVNLNCRYGQLPVLKDLNLEINRNEIFGIIGPSNSGKTTFLRALNRLNYLNISYSQSGEIFFADQNLKDISDNILRKKIGIIFALPQVLPVSIYHNVAYGPKVHGITDKDTISQIVEESLKKAYLWEEVKDRLDSPAMKLSGGQQQRLCIARTLAVEPDVILYDEHCSGLDPISTAKIEDAMQKLKQDYTQILVTNNTKQAARVSERCAFFLMGELVETDETARLFTEPRDKRTDDYITGRFG, encoded by the coding sequence ATGGTAAAAAAGACGATAATAAAAACGGTGAATTTGAATTGCCGCTACGGCCAACTTCCGGTTTTAAAAGACCTGAACCTCGAAATCAACCGGAACGAGATTTTCGGGATTATTGGGCCTTCTAATAGCGGCAAAACTACTTTTTTGCGGGCATTGAACAGGCTTAATTATCTTAATATCTCGTATTCACAAAGCGGCGAAATCTTTTTCGCAGACCAGAACCTCAAAGACATAAGCGATAATATCTTGCGAAAAAAAATCGGCATTATTTTTGCCCTGCCCCAGGTGCTGCCTGTAAGCATTTATCACAATGTCGCATACGGCCCAAAAGTTCACGGCATCACCGACAAAGACACAATCAGTCAAATTGTCGAAGAGTCTTTGAAAAAGGCATATCTCTGGGAAGAGGTAAAGGACCGCCTTGACAGCCCGGCGATGAAATTATCCGGTGGGCAGCAGCAGCGGCTCTGTATAGCAAGGACACTTGCCGTCGAGCCGGATGTGATTCTCTATGATGAGCACTGCTCAGGCCTTGACCCCATCTCAACGGCAAAGATTGAAGATGCTATGCAGAAATTGAAGCAAGACTATACGCAGATATTAGTGACAAATAACACCAAACAGGCGGCACGTGTGAGTGAGCGATGTGCCTTCTTTTTGATGGGCGAGCTTGTTGAAACCGATGAGACGGCCAGACTCTTTACTGAACCGAGAGACAAACGTACAGATGATTATATAACCGGCAGATTCGGATAA
- the pstA gene encoding phosphate ABC transporter permease PstA: MNAAKIREKIAFSVLGLITLLVVIPILMIIVYIVKNSLGVISWEFITQSPRNGMKEGGIFPAIVGTIVLIVGTMVFSLPLGVLSAVYLVEYARDNFFTRLIKLSVVNLSGIPSIVYGLFGFTLFVLFLKLGTSILAGSLTLAIMSLPVIITATKEALESVPLSFREISLSLGATRWQTVRYCVLPYAIPGILTGTVLSLSRAAGETAPILFTVAAFYLPRLPRSVFDQVMALPYHLYVIATQVPNIPVGISFATCFVLIAMVFLMNLVSIILRAHYRKKKLW, encoded by the coding sequence ATGAACGCCGCGAAGATTCGCGAAAAAATCGCCTTCTCTGTCCTTGGGTTGATTACGCTGCTCGTCGTCATACCGATTCTGATGATAATAGTGTACATAGTCAAAAACAGCCTCGGCGTTATAAGCTGGGAATTCATCACACAATCGCCACGCAACGGAATGAAAGAAGGCGGAATCTTTCCTGCGATAGTCGGAACCATTGTGCTGATAGTCGGCACAATGGTGTTTTCTTTGCCTTTGGGTGTGTTATCTGCGGTTTATCTGGTCGAATACGCGAGGGACAATTTTTTCACGCGTCTGATAAAACTATCTGTCGTAAATCTTTCAGGAATTCCATCGATTGTATATGGTCTTTTCGGGTTTACGCTGTTCGTTCTGTTTTTGAAGTTAGGCACATCGATACTGGCCGGCTCACTGACGCTGGCAATAATGAGTTTGCCTGTAATCATTACCGCAACCAAAGAGGCCCTTGAATCAGTACCGCTAAGCTTTAGAGAAATCAGCTTGTCCCTGGGGGCTACCAGGTGGCAGACCGTGCGGTATTGCGTATTGCCTTATGCGATACCGGGAATTTTGACCGGTACGGTTTTAAGTCTAAGCAGGGCGGCAGGAGAAACAGCCCCGATTCTCTTTACGGTTGCTGCGTTTTATCTGCCGCGTCTGCCGCGTTCGGTTTTCGACCAGGTTATGGCGCTGCCGTACCATCTTTATGTAATTGCCACGCAGGTGCCGAATATACCGGTTGGAATTAGTTTCGCCACGTGCTTTGTCCTTATAGCGATGGTGTTCCTGATGAATCTGGTGAGCATAATTCTTCGCGCACACTATAGAAAAAAGAAGCTATGGTAA
- the pstC gene encoding phosphate ABC transporter permease subunit PstC: MRRKISEYIIESLIKLSGFVVIIFVFLIFLFLLRDSLSLFRVYKVGEFLFGRNWLPISEPPKFGIVPLLLGSIYVTVGAIVICVPVGVAAAMFIAEAAPTFLKHILKSLIEILAAIPSVVLGFIGIIWLSPFLKNTFHLNTGMCGFTGSLLLAFMALPTIISISEDALVGVPRAYKEAAFGLGATRWQALWRIVLPAASPGIIAGVMLGIGRVIGETMVVMMVTGNSPVIPTSILQPLRTLTATIAGEMGETVSGSEHYFALFAVGLVLFIITFIINFLADSFLRRARV, from the coding sequence TTGCGCAGAAAGATTAGCGAATACATTATAGAATCGCTCATCAAGCTAAGCGGCTTTGTGGTCATCATTTTCGTATTTTTGATATTTCTGTTTCTGCTGCGGGATTCTTTATCTTTATTCAGAGTTTACAAGGTGGGGGAGTTCTTGTTCGGCAGGAACTGGCTGCCGATTTCCGAACCGCCCAAGTTTGGTATTGTGCCGCTTTTGCTCGGATCCATATACGTTACGGTCGGAGCCATCGTTATCTGTGTGCCTGTCGGCGTTGCAGCAGCTATGTTCATTGCAGAGGCCGCTCCGACATTTCTTAAGCATATCTTAAAATCGCTGATTGAGATTTTAGCTGCGATACCGAGCGTCGTGTTAGGATTCATCGGCATTATTTGGTTAAGCCCGTTTCTTAAGAATACTTTCCATTTAAATACCGGTATGTGCGGATTTACGGGCAGTCTCCTGTTGGCCTTTATGGCGCTGCCGACGATTATCAGCATATCCGAGGACGCCCTTGTCGGCGTGCCGAGGGCTTATAAGGAGGCGGCCTTCGGTCTCGGCGCAACGAGGTGGCAGGCACTGTGGCGGATTGTTCTGCCAGCGGCCTCGCCCGGCATTATCGCCGGCGTGATGCTCGGAATCGGCAGGGTCATCGGTGAGACAATGGTCGTAATGATGGTTACCGGCAATTCGCCTGTTATACCGACGTCTATCCTGCAGCCGTTGAGGACGCTTACAGCCACAATCGCCGGCGAAATGGGCGAGACCGTCAGCGGCTCCGAGCATTATTTCGCCCTTTTTGCCGTTGGTCTGGTGCTGTTTATAATAACTTTCATAATAAATTTTCTTGCGGATAGTTTCCTTCGGAGGGCAAGGGTATGA
- a CDS encoding phosphate ABC transporter substrate-binding protein, with translation MKIGLKLTLLLLPILFAAGCSEDVPPGEPVGFIQVKGSDTVVNAAQKVAEEFMKDYPHVFVAVTGGGSGVGIASLINKTCDVATCSREMKPKEIEMAEKRSVFPKEFTVAHDGVAVIVNKDNPIDKLTIEDLHRIFTGKATNWKEFGGKDLHIVTLSREVSSGTHMYFKEEVVRLGKKDNRDEFSPQTLLLTSSQAIVEEVAGNEAAIGYLGMGYVSDRTKALLVAKADQFYSPDVDNVIKKAYPLSRGLYFYTNGEPNGVTKLFIDFTLGPKGQQQFIETGFVPMGATVAQKD, from the coding sequence ATGAAAATCGGGCTGAAACTTACACTACTGTTATTGCCAATACTTTTCGCGGCGGGGTGCAGCGAAGACGTTCCTCCGGGTGAGCCGGTCGGCTTTATACAGGTCAAAGGGTCGGATACGGTTGTTAACGCCGCGCAGAAAGTCGCTGAGGAATTTATGAAGGACTATCCGCACGTTTTTGTTGCGGTAACCGGCGGCGGCAGCGGCGTCGGAATCGCATCACTGATAAACAAGACCTGCGACGTGGCAACTTGCTCACGCGAAATGAAGCCCAAAGAAATAGAAATGGCCGAAAAACGGAGCGTCTTTCCCAAAGAATTTACAGTCGCGCACGATGGCGTTGCGGTAATCGTGAACAAGGATAACCCCATCGATAAGCTGACGATTGAAGATTTGCACAGGATATTTACCGGCAAGGCCACAAACTGGAAAGAATTCGGCGGCAAAGACCTTCATATAGTAACGCTCTCTCGTGAAGTCAGCTCCGGCACACATATGTATTTCAAGGAAGAGGTCGTCCGGCTCGGCAAAAAAGACAACCGCGATGAATTCTCTCCGCAGACGCTGCTTTTGACCTCCTCGCAGGCGATTGTCGAAGAAGTCGCGGGAAATGAAGCGGCGATTGGATATTTAGGAATGGGCTATGTCTCTGACCGGACGAAGGCGCTGTTAGTGGCAAAGGCAGACCAATTTTATTCTCCCGATGTCGATAATGTAATCAAAAAGGCGTATCCGCTTTCGAGAGGACTTTATTTTTATACCAATGGTGAGCCGAACGGGGTCACCAAGCTGTTTATTGATTTTACGTTAGGCCCGAAAGGTCAGCAGCAATTCATAGAGACCGGCTTTGTGCCGATGGGAGCTACCGTTGCGCAGAAAGATTAG
- the phoU gene encoding phosphate signaling complex protein PhoU produces MTVHMQKEIENLKSKLLALCAAVEKSLCLAVQSVRERDAALARSVIDDDVNIDQMEIDVEEECLKILALHQPVAIDLRFIVTALKINNDLERVGDLAVNIAERSEFLAGREHVSVPFDFDTMAEKTQWMVTESLDSLVDMDCRRAYQVCAADDEVDALNRKMYQQVEASIVAHPSWTRELLHLLSISRHLERVADHATNIAEDVIYMVEGRIVRHKTENYKSDDHH; encoded by the coding sequence ATGACGGTGCATATGCAGAAAGAAATTGAAAATCTCAAATCAAAACTGCTCGCACTGTGTGCGGCTGTCGAGAAGAGTTTGTGTTTGGCGGTTCAGTCGGTCAGGGAAAGGGATGCCGCCCTTGCCCGGAGCGTGATAGACGATGATGTGAATATAGACCAGATGGAAATTGATGTGGAGGAGGAATGTCTTAAGATTCTGGCTTTGCATCAGCCGGTTGCAATTGACCTTCGATTCATCGTTACCGCGCTGAAAATCAACAACGACCTTGAGCGTGTAGGCGACCTGGCGGTTAATATTGCCGAGCGAAGCGAGTTTCTTGCGGGCCGGGAACATGTAAGTGTGCCTTTTGATTTTGATACAATGGCCGAAAAGACACAGTGGATGGTAACGGAAAGTCTCGATTCGCTTGTTGATATGGACTGCAGGCGGGCCTATCAGGTTTGTGCAGCCGATGATGAAGTTGACGCCTTGAATCGAAAAATGTATCAGCAGGTTGAGGCAAGTATTGTGGCACACCCGTCGTGGACGAGGGAGTTGCTGCATTTGTTGTCAATTTCGAGACACCTTGAGCGCGTGGCTGACCACGCTACGAATATCGCGGAAGATGTTATCTATATGGTGGAAGGCAGAATAGTTCGGCACAAGACCGAGAATTACAAATCAGACGACCATCATTAA
- the pstB gene encoding phosphate ABC transporter ATP-binding protein PstB: protein MVIWKNNGASETKIHVGNLDFYYGITQALFDITMDIPSKRVTALIGPSGCGKSTFLRTLNRMNDIIDGTRLTGQVFIDDEDIYGSGADVVKLRKRVGMVFQKSNPFPKSLFENVAYGPRTHGIKNHKQLGEIVERSLKRAALWDEVKDRLNVSAMDLSGGQQQRLCIARALAIEPEILLMDEPASALDPKATAKIEDLIDELSDEYTIVIVTHNMQQAARVSDVTAFFYEGHLIEMGQTELVFTKPQRKRTEDYITGRFG, encoded by the coding sequence ATGGTGATATGGAAGAACAACGGCGCAAGCGAGACGAAGATACACGTCGGCAACCTGGATTTTTATTACGGTATTACTCAGGCGCTGTTCGATATTACGATGGACATTCCATCTAAGCGAGTAACCGCTCTGATAGGTCCGTCCGGGTGCGGCAAATCTACGTTCCTTCGGACGCTGAATCGGATGAACGACATTATCGACGGCACGCGCCTTACGGGACAGGTTTTCATAGACGACGAAGATATATATGGCAGCGGTGCCGACGTCGTGAAACTGCGTAAAAGGGTTGGTATGGTCTTTCAAAAATCCAATCCATTTCCGAAGTCGCTTTTTGAGAATGTGGCATACGGGCCTCGCACTCATGGAATCAAAAATCACAAGCAGCTTGGTGAAATCGTGGAAAGAAGTTTGAAACGGGCTGCTTTATGGGATGAAGTAAAGGACCGTCTGAATGTCAGCGCGATGGATTTATCAGGCGGGCAACAGCAGCGGCTTTGCATCGCAAGGGCTTTGGCGATTGAGCCGGAAATACTTTTGATGGATGAGCCGGCTTCCGCCCTTGACCCAAAAGCCACCGCTAAAATCGAGGATTTGATTGACGAGCTTAGCGATGAGTACACGATAGTCATCGTAACGCATAATATGCAGCAAGCGGCCCGCGTATCCGATGTGACGGCGTTTTTTTATGAGGGACACCTTATCGAGATGGGACAGACCGAACTAGTTTTCACCAAACCGCAGCGGAAAAGAACCGAGGATTACATTACTGGCCGGTTCGGATAG
- the pstA gene encoding phosphate ABC transporter permease PstA codes for MAGKFSQKVLCWLMRLTAYFVVLVVGFIVFEIIWRGARVISWEFLFSMPRRSGAEGGILPAIIGTFLLVAGSIAAAFPLGVATAIYLSEYARQGRFTRAIRVAIATLAGIPSIVFGLFGLGLFVIFFGWGCSIMSGCATLACMILPTIIVSSEESLRAVPQSLREGSLALGATKWQTIWSNVLPYSIGGMLTGTILAIGRAAGETAPILLTVAAFYLPRLPRSAFDQVMALPYHLYVLATQHPDTEAVRPKAYGTALVLLILVLGVGLAAIILRIRVRKKYKW; via the coding sequence ATGGCTGGTAAATTTTCACAAAAAGTTTTGTGCTGGTTAATGCGGCTGACTGCCTACTTTGTGGTATTGGTGGTCGGGTTTATTGTCTTTGAGATTATCTGGCGCGGAGCGAGGGTGATTAGCTGGGAGTTTTTATTTAGTATGCCGCGGCGCAGCGGCGCAGAAGGCGGAATACTTCCGGCCATTATAGGGACATTCTTATTGGTGGCCGGAAGTATTGCCGCGGCGTTTCCGCTGGGCGTGGCGACAGCGATATATCTATCCGAATACGCCAGGCAAGGCAGGTTTACACGCGCCATTCGAGTGGCGATAGCAACATTGGCGGGCATCCCCTCGATAGTTTTCGGCTTGTTCGGGCTGGGACTATTCGTGATATTTTTCGGATGGGGCTGTTCGATAATGTCCGGCTGTGCGACGCTGGCGTGCATGATACTGCCCACGATTATAGTATCGAGTGAAGAGTCTCTGCGGGCCGTTCCGCAATCGTTAAGGGAAGGCAGTTTAGCTCTCGGCGCTACCAAGTGGCAGACAATATGGAGTAATGTCCTGCCGTACTCAATCGGCGGTATGCTCACTGGGACTATTCTCGCAATAGGCAGGGCTGCGGGCGAAACCGCCCCGATACTTCTGACGGTCGCGGCATTTTATCTGCCGAGGCTGCCCCGTTCGGCATTCGACCAGGTTATGGCGCTTCCATACCATCTTTACGTATTGGCGACGCAGCATCCGGACACGGAGGCGGTGCGGCCAAAGGCGTATGGAACGGCGCTGGTTCTGCTGATTTTAGTTCTCGGGGTCGGGTTGGCGGCAATTATTCTGCGGATTCGCGTAAGGAAAAAATACAAATGGTGA
- the pstC gene encoding phosphate ABC transporter permease subunit PstC encodes MRRLCKEKIIELLLQWTASLSIIIVICIFVFIFKEAVPFAKHPGLGELFGTRWMPTSPQKESFGLVPLITGSLVVTVLAMLLTIPFGVGAAVYISELASPIEREILKPFIEVLAGIPSVVIGFFGLMVLVPFVKSCFGLPTGLTAFAGAVLLAFMAIPTVTSISEDALRSVPRSYKEASLALGASRLRTIWRVTVPAALPGIMAAVMLGTGRVIGETMAVMMVTGNAAIITFWPFDSVRTMTATIAAEMGEVAFGSDHYSALFCIGIVLLVATFVLNMAAQKVLSKYRMG; translated from the coding sequence ATGAGACGTTTATGTAAGGAAAAGATAATTGAATTGTTGCTCCAATGGACGGCTTCATTAAGCATAATAATCGTGATATGCATCTTTGTTTTTATTTTTAAGGAGGCCGTTCCATTTGCAAAGCACCCCGGATTGGGAGAGCTTTTCGGCACGCGGTGGATGCCGACCTCTCCGCAAAAGGAGTCATTCGGCCTTGTGCCTTTGATTACCGGCTCACTTGTGGTAACGGTACTCGCAATGCTGCTGACGATTCCGTTTGGGGTTGGTGCTGCGGTGTATATTTCAGAACTGGCATCGCCAATTGAACGGGAGATACTCAAACCATTTATCGAGGTACTGGCTGGTATCCCTTCGGTTGTCATAGGCTTCTTCGGTCTGATGGTGCTGGTACCGTTTGTGAAAAGCTGTTTTGGGTTGCCGACCGGACTGACGGCTTTTGCCGGAGCGGTACTGCTTGCGTTTATGGCGATACCGACTGTTACTTCGATTTCGGAAGATGCATTGAGAAGCGTACCGAGATCCTACAAGGAAGCATCTCTTGCGCTTGGCGCGAGCCGGCTGCGGACAATCTGGAGAGTAACTGTGCCTGCGGCGCTGCCGGGAATAATGGCGGCGGTGATGCTCGGAACAGGCAGGGTCATCGGCGAGACAATGGCGGTGATGATGGTTACAGGCAACGCGGCGATTATAACTTTTTGGCCTTTCGATTCGGTCAGAACGATGACGGCTACTATCGCGGCGGAGATGGGTGAGGTGGCCTTCGGCAGCGACCACTACAGTGCGTTGTTCTGCATTGGGATTGTTTTACTGGTTGCGACTTTTGTGCTGAATATGGCGGCACAAAAAGTGCTCAGCAAGTACAGGATGGGTTAA
- a CDS encoding PstS family phosphate ABC transporter substrate-binding protein — protein sequence MKMYEKNETSVNEDITLIIMVCMIIAMLFTIVRGGEKKSITIKGSDTMVHLVSNWAEEFMKINPKTEIAVTGGGSGTGIAALINGTTEICAASREMKKKEKQQAMEKGTEVREVVVARDGIAVVVNPKNTVKELNVQQIAQIFTGAYTKWSQIGGSDEGILVFSRESSSGTYAFFQEHVLKNKDYTPKAKLMPATSAIIESVSTDEGAIGYVGLGYALAAGDKVKIVAVKADANSPAVMPSDETVINGKYPIARPLYLYVGTNATADVTTFVDFCLSDAGQVIVREAGYVAIKR from the coding sequence ATGAAGATGTATGAAAAAAATGAAACATCGGTAAACGAAGACATCACACTAATTATTATGGTGTGTATGATTATCGCAATGCTGTTTACCATCGTCCGGGGCGGTGAGAAAAAGTCAATCACCATAAAAGGCTCTGACACGATGGTGCATTTAGTCAGCAACTGGGCCGAGGAGTTTATGAAGATTAATCCCAAGACGGAAATTGCGGTAACAGGCGGCGGTTCGGGGACGGGGATTGCCGCATTGATAAACGGCACGACCGAAATCTGTGCGGCTTCGAGAGAGATGAAGAAAAAAGAAAAGCAGCAGGCCATGGAAAAAGGTACTGAAGTTAGAGAAGTTGTCGTGGCCAGAGACGGCATCGCGGTGGTGGTAAATCCAAAAAATACTGTAAAAGAGCTTAATGTCCAGCAGATTGCACAAATTTTTACCGGTGCATACACGAAGTGGAGCCAAATAGGCGGCAGCGACGAGGGGATTCTTGTGTTTTCCAGAGAGTCAAGCTCCGGGACCTACGCGTTCTTCCAGGAACATGTTCTAAAGAACAAAGACTATACACCCAAAGCAAAACTGATGCCTGCGACGTCGGCGATTATCGAGTCAGTTTCGACTGATGAAGGCGCGATTGGCTACGTCGGACTTGGTTATGCACTGGCGGCGGGGGACAAGGTCAAGATTGTGGCGGTCAAGGCGGACGCCAACTCTCCGGCTGTTATGCCTTCGGACGAGACCGTTATCAATGGAAAATACCCGATAGCCAGGCCATTGTATCTGTACGTCGGCACCAATGCGACTGCAGATGTAACGACCTTTGTTGATTTTTGCCTTAGCGATGCGGGGCAGGTGATAGTCAGAGAAGCGGGTTATGTGGCGATTAAGCGATGA